In Methanosarcina siciliae T4/M, one genomic interval encodes:
- a CDS encoding response regulator yields MKSTLVVEASPVIMKLIRFLLRTFGYESREAGDGFEALKIAKENRFDPILLDMRGGS; encoded by the coding sequence ATGAAAAGTACACTTGTTGTTGAGGCCAGTCCTGTAATTATGAAACTCATCAGGTTCCTTCTTCGCACTTTTGGCTATGAGAGCAGAGAAGCCGGGGACGGGTTCGAAGCTCTCAAAATTGCTAAAGAAAACAGGTTCGATCCCATACTCCTTGACATGAGGGGAGGTTCTTAA
- a CDS encoding DUF72 domain-containing protein → MDTFVGTSGWYYEWNKKKNLDWFVENSGLNSVELNASFYRFPAPSSIRSWSTKGAELRWSIKVHRSITHWRQFGESALETWENFRGLFEPLEHLIDFYLFQAPPKFDDAATALGFAEETGLGEKFALEIRNKKLLGNDDTCEELLEKVTLVSVDSPDYRDRIFSGKIVYVRMHGREGWYSYNYTREEIEETIRKINEFEPEKVYIYFNNNHNMLENARTALKVFFKM, encoded by the coding sequence ATGGATACATTTGTGGGTACGAGTGGCTGGTACTATGAATGGAATAAAAAGAAAAATCTGGACTGGTTTGTGGAAAATTCAGGGCTTAATTCCGTAGAGTTAAACGCAAGTTTTTACAGATTTCCTGCCCCTTCAAGCATAAGGAGCTGGAGCACGAAAGGGGCTGAACTCAGGTGGAGCATAAAAGTCCACAGGTCCATTACCCACTGGCGACAGTTCGGAGAAAGTGCTCTTGAAACCTGGGAAAATTTTAGGGGACTTTTTGAACCCCTGGAACACCTTATTGATTTCTACCTATTTCAAGCGCCGCCGAAGTTTGATGATGCTGCAACAGCTCTCGGGTTTGCGGAAGAAACAGGGCTTGGAGAAAAATTTGCTCTGGAAATAAGGAACAAAAAACTGCTCGGAAACGATGACACATGTGAAGAGCTTCTGGAAAAGGTGACACTGGTATCCGTTGACTCCCCGGATTACAGGGACCGGATTTTCTCCGGAAAAATAGTTTATGTGCGAATGCACGGAAGAGAAGGCTGGTATAGTTACAATTATACACGGGAAGAAATTGAAGAAACTATCCGGAAAATAAATGAATTTGAGCCTGAAAAAGTCTACATTTATTTTAATAATAATCATAATATGCTTGAAAACGCAAGAACGGCTTTAAAAGTCTTTTTCAAAATGTAA
- a CDS encoding DUF3795 domain-containing protein, producing the protein MNGEEEKELTAYCGLYCADCIHFQNKHSKIARQLKEELENIDFQSYASIKSPFGAEFQEYDAFLTVLEALTNHSCSEGCRSSGGCGAEPCAIIQCCEEKDYEGCWECTAFETCEKFAALKPRCEASVMHNLKEIRENGLEGWSNRRVPIYNWQQPGLTKEPEKRDKE; encoded by the coding sequence ATGAATGGAGAAGAGGAAAAAGAACTTACAGCTTATTGCGGGCTTTACTGCGCTGACTGTATCCATTTTCAGAATAAACACAGTAAAATCGCGAGGCAACTTAAAGAGGAACTTGAGAATATAGACTTTCAGAGCTATGCCAGCATAAAAAGTCCTTTTGGTGCGGAGTTTCAGGAGTATGATGCATTTCTTACCGTGCTTGAAGCCCTTACAAACCACTCCTGTTCCGAAGGCTGCAGAAGCTCAGGAGGGTGCGGTGCGGAGCCCTGTGCGATAATCCAGTGTTGCGAGGAAAAAGATTACGAGGGTTGCTGGGAATGCACGGCCTTTGAAACCTGTGAGAAGTTTGCGGCTTTAAAACCCCGATGCGAAGCTTCGGTAATGCATAACCTCAAAGAGATCAGGGAAAATGGTCTTGAAGGCTGGAGCAATCGCCGCGTACCTATTTATAACTGGCAACAGCCAGGCCTGACAAAAGAGCCCGAAAAAAGGGACAAAGAATGA
- a CDS encoding PAS domain-containing protein, giving the protein MENISKSPFMKKSNELIFILVLGFIFTLVASKYNLFESVVLFVEAYNSDELGLLLILSIYTSFGMGIFSLRRWLELENTLTLYREAEEDLRKKDHMYRALFEMSNDTVIISDGKKVLDINKKGCEIFGFREGKPLNISFISFIPPEYLSELQHALKETFKQVSSCFEMKYQKTEGEIVDIEVNLSLIDRNDNIIQIVAQDITGVKNAERLEQESRERLKTILDNTLCGILLIEASSLKVVDANPVALKTAGYSEKELIGTVCSQLICQAGEEGCNMPSLDPAGELSESILFKAGRDPIPILRNVVPVSIGGNGYFVESFIDLSEIKKAEEEFLQAKLATEGAKRAMS; this is encoded by the coding sequence ATGGAAAATATTTCAAAGTCACCGTTTATGAAAAAGTCTAATGAACTAATATTCATTCTGGTTCTGGGCTTTATATTTACACTGGTAGCTTCCAAATATAATCTTTTTGAATCTGTCGTATTGTTTGTTGAAGCTTACAACAGCGACGAACTGGGGCTCCTGCTAATTCTTTCTATATACACTTCTTTTGGAATGGGGATATTTTCTCTCAGGAGATGGTTGGAACTTGAAAATACCCTCACACTTTACAGGGAAGCAGAAGAAGATCTCAGGAAAAAAGATCATATGTACAGGGCTTTATTTGAAATGTCCAATGATACTGTTATTATTTCGGATGGTAAAAAGGTCCTGGATATAAATAAAAAAGGCTGTGAGATTTTCGGTTTTCGGGAAGGGAAGCCACTTAATATTTCTTTTATCTCCTTCATTCCACCTGAGTACCTTTCCGAGCTTCAGCATGCACTTAAGGAAACCTTCAAGCAGGTTTCTTCTTGTTTTGAAATGAAGTACCAGAAAACTGAAGGGGAAATTGTTGACATTGAGGTTAACCTGTCCCTTATCGATAGAAATGATAATATAATTCAGATCGTAGCCCAGGACATTACCGGGGTGAAAAATGCAGAACGGTTGGAGCAGGAGAGTCGGGAAAGGCTCAAAACCATCCTCGACAACACCCTCTGCGGCATCCTGCTAATCGAAGCCTCCTCCTTAAAAGTTGTAGATGCAAACCCGGTTGCCCTGAAAACCGCAGGTTATTCCGAAAAAGAACTTATAGGAACGGTCTGCAGCCAGTTAATCTGCCAGGCAGGGGAAGAAGGATGTAACATGCCTTCGCTGGATCCGGCCGGGGAACTCTCTGAGAGTATACTTTTCAAAGCCGGAAGAGACCCCATACCTATCCTCAGAAACGTTGTGCCCGTCTCAATAGGAGGAAACGGGTATTTTGTTGAAAGCTTCATTGACCTCTCCGAAATTAAAAAGGCTGAAGAAGAGTTTCTGCAGGCGAAACTTGCAACCGAAGGAGCAAAACGTGCAATGAGCTAA